From Rissa tridactyla isolate bRisTri1 chromosome 10, bRisTri1.patW.cur.20221130, whole genome shotgun sequence:
CACAGTGGAGAATAGCATTGTGTGATGTGCGCGTAGGTCTTGTGTGAAGGTTGTACACAACAATCCAAATGaaacttataaatacttcaagagGGAATTTATCCCCAATGTAATTCCATTGAGCTTTCAGGATCACCCCAGTCAGAGTGATATCATCATTGGTAGGTCAGAGAAATTCAAGGGACTATAAAGTACTAACTATTAATATGTTAAAACCAGAGGAGGTTTTAAAAGACCTGAAATGCTAGACTTGGACGCTAGTTCTCTCTTCAACAAAAAGATGGCTAACATACTTACTGGCAGCCTAGCTGTGAAGTGTTTGTCCCATGGTGGACTGGAAGGGTTGTCTCTTCCTTTGCTCCACCTTGATGACCTGTTAGTGCCAGAAGGCAGAGGGATGGCTCTTAATTTTGTGACGGAGTAAAATAGTCACATTATTTTATAGGAAACAGCAACCATCTAGTGTTCATTTTTTCACTCATAAATATATTAATCAGCAGAGGGTATAATTATATCCAAGGCATGAGTGAGGGATTAGAGGATGCTTAGTCTCTTACATAACAGATCTATATAAACTCTTCTGTTACATGCCCAGACCTCTTCCTTACTAGTTTATTGTAGCGAACAGGAGTCGTGTAAATAAATATGCACCTTTCAAGAAAGGAGCTGTGCCAATGGGTAATCTCATAGCCTGCAATTAAATTTACTGctcaaaaatattcataaataaatgaaaatggaaaaagaagaactAGATACATTTTAATCTTTGTTTAAGAATGAAATAATTGTCTCATCTAGTAATGATATAATCAGAAAAGTTGTTTTATTCCATTTCCAGAACCTGAATTAAGGATCTTCAGCCAAAACCCCTGCAATGTAATAACAAAATTTTATTATAGAACTCATTAGTTTTCcactgagatgcttttttttgccAGATTTTGAAACAGTAGGGAATTTAAAATAAGGCTACAATGCAGACTGGTTTTCTTTTCTAGCTTTAccaaaaataactgcaaacagCTTAGTGGTATACCTAATGAAAACAGGTTTCTGCTTTTTGGAGTGGATGTAGGGACAGACACTGAAGGATAATAATCTACTTTGTTCAAGAGGATTAGTGACTCATTGTTTTGATGGTGGTCTTTGTGATAACAAACAAACAGCGAGAGCAAAAAAGGAGTATGAACAATTTCAACCATTAGACACACTGGACGGTGTAAAGGTTAGTCTCTTCAGAATTGACTGTAAGTCGTCTTAAAGGGTAatactgcccagggaagtggtttaaGTATACCTGGTAATACATCCAAATAGAGTGTTACATGCTATGTGATCAGACCATGTTACAAGCAATCCAGTACTCCAGTGTTACGAGAATCCAATATTCATGTTACTGCAATTGCACGTATATACCCTATATGaatataaattcttttttctttcatgtttcgtTGGAGGACCATGTGAGACATTTATGCCGTTGGGAAGATACCTGAGCAGCCTGCTGTATAGAGAGaacagattttactttttttggggggggtaaaaaaaaaaatcaccaaaactGGTGATTTTCACCTCTGTTTCATGCTGCATCCTACATTGTGTGCCCTTTAATAAGGGTCCTTTATGTTTGTAGCCACGATTTATTACAGTCAAATTTCAGGCACTAGACACTTAAGTATATTGCACTTGCTTTAGTGGGAGTTATTCCGTTgttctaaagatatttttttttccagttgatgTATTGAATTAAtggaaaagtggagaaaaaaaatccaaatacattAGAAACCAGCTACCTAAAGGTGAAACACAAACCCATGACAATGCTTGTCATGGATGCAAGGTGCTGTGACATCAAGTTTGGGGTAATTGGGAAACTTGGAAGTCAAATGTGGTAAGACCTGTTGAAATCAAATGTCTTTGTGTTTCAGCTGTGAAGGGGCATTACATGTTCCAAAGCCAGGAAGGGTCTGCCACTGCTGTTAGTAGCATTTGAAGTAGTTTGGGTGTGGGATGGAATTGTAAGGTCACAACAAAGTGCCTAGTTTCTAAGCCTCCCTTTATGTTTATTCACATAAGCAGTGTAGCTATTTTCCAAACAATTTTGTACATTCATTAGTGTCaagtgggggctgtggggagcaaaAAGGAGCAAACTTCTCTGATGCCTGAACTCAAACACTGGGTCTGGAATGAACTCTAACTGTAGATCCCAGACAGAAAGAAAGCATTAAGCTAAACAGAAGTTGTTCAGATTGAGCAACTCTTTTTGCTTCAACGTTATGAAAATCTCGagcatttcaagaaaaaaggTGATTGACCTACCATTCTGTTTAATAAATGAAGCCTGCATTTCCACATTAATTGAATTGCAGTTTAAGTCGAATTGCAGTTTAAACAAATCTACTCAGTATTACCGTGAgctgtttgaaaataattttttggtcTTGCTCAATCATTCTGAGTATGATTACTTGTCTTGCTAAATATTGAACCAAAACTCCTAAGTTTTTAGTTGCAGTTAATCTCAGCAATTATACCTATGCTAACAAGGAATGTGAAAACATATATTCACTAGTTTACACTCTCGCAGGCATGATATAGGAACACTTTCTTTACAAACTCCTTTGGGAACGCTGTCTGTTTTATTTAGAACACTGCATGTTTTATTTAGATAGCTGACatattttcctgtctttgcaCATTGTTAGCAACTGCagcattatttattattctttatttttatttttattttatagggTATGTGGCTCAAGCACGACCTAGTGGCCTTGCCAGATAAACAGTTGACTGTTGCTCTTGAGCCTTTAATTAGCAGTTCCAGCTTTCCCCTTTTCAGAgttgggtttggttgtgttttttttttccccagataaaaGCGAAATGGTTAGGAAGTGACAAATACAATACTTTTTTAGTAGAATGTGAAATACTGCCATAGAAGAAattccctcttctttcttctcatgAAGTCAGAAGACATGTTctctcaaatacttttcttttttctggattCTCTGCATCTTCTTTAGTGTGTTGGTTGGTATAATCAGAAATGTTTGCTAATTGCTCATTTTCTTATGTTCGTACAATTAAAGCTATTCAGTAAAGCAGTTTACAATTTTATTTACCCTAGCAAACTTTCAAGATGACTGTGTTCCAATGCACAGTTCTAACTTCATCCACTGCACCTGCATATTGAATATTGTTTTGGTATAGGTCATGCTCTATGGCTGTTGAAATTCATTGGGTTGCATGGCCTGGTTTCTGTGGCAGGATTGAAAACACATATCTAGCTTTATAGGCACAAAAGAAAGTTATAAGCTTTTAGTgttgaagatttattttattttgaggaaacAAGAAATATCGTTTAGGAAACTCTCCATGAGAGATCACAGAGTGCATTTCTTCTGTGCTATTCTGCATTAATACAAAATGGTGGTTGCCTTTTGAAAAATTGACAAGCTCAGCGCAGTGAAAATACTCTAAAATTATCTAAGTGCATACACCACTATGTTCTTATGTGTTTCTCTGAAATTCTCTCCTGCAGAGGTTATTTATGTAGAATAATATTTAATGAAGCCAGAGAAATTCTGTGTGTTTGGGCTGACCTGATCGAAATGTATGCATAAATCTGAAGCCGTAATTTTACTCAGGTCTGCATGGGAGCGTAATGCAGCCTTACTGAGCCCTGCTATTTCTGGGTTATATGGTTCATCTCCTGTGGCAGGGATGCCACACtgtaaaaagcaaattctgtGCTGCATTTTGAGTTCCTCGTGGTGAAGAGTGTGGTATGCAATAGAAGAAGGTAGAGTGGAATATTCCTGCTGCTGTGGGGTGTAGGAGGGCGGCTCAGCCGGCACCAACTGAGCTCCTAAGTGCCGTTGCCAGTGCTCTCTAAGGATGTCCCTGTGACGTACTGCCCTTGTGGTCTCTCTTTTCACGGCCTGTTCCACAATAAATTTTGCAGGTGACCAAAACAATAAGAATAGCTGTAATGTTTTAGGCATCACGTACAATTCTGTTAAAATAGTTCTCATTTCAGGTAGTGCCTACCAATTTGAAAAAATGCCCAATGTTGGTTAAGCTATAGAATTCAGCATGACATTTGACGAGCTGTTTCTGTGTTTAATTATTTTCACCATTAGATTTTGAGCCCCGTTCCTAGTCTGATGTTCTAATTTCTACTCCCAGCCCTTTGTTAAAAAATTTATCTTTATGTAGATTCATACAAGCTATGATCTTGTCATTCCTTGAATTCCTCTTTATTAAATGAAATTGGTCAAGCTCCTTCTAAGATATATTTTCCAACCCTTTATTTGCACTACAGttgtttttctgattcttctgcAGCTAATTCTTCCTCATTTGTAGACATTGATACTAGATTATTGTAGTTTATCTAAACAGGGAAGTAAATAAATCTTTCTATCCCTAAATGCTGTTccctattttaaaaagaaaagatcacGTTAACCCTTTGCTGCAATGTCATGCATGGGAGATCATTCTTACTAGATCATTTGCCTTCTCTGAATTGAGTCCTCAACCCATCTTTTGTCTCTAGATGTACGATCTTGCTTTTGATTTCTTGGCACTCCAAGTAACCTACGGCTCTTTGAATTTGTAACTTCCCTCTTTTTATTCCCCACTGTGTATCATCTGCAGACTTTAACATTGCAATGGGCATGTTGTCTCCCAGATCATTATTTTACAGCATAGGGAAAACATCTGactctgttcctttccttttctcaatGTAAAGCCCCATGCTGCACTTTGTTATCCCAGCTTTGCTAGGGATATTATGCTTTTCATATGAGTAGATGGTAGTAGAATGAAACTTGCCCATCAATACATCACCaagtttatttttgaaaggaaattaaatcaaaCTTGCCCATCTGAGGACCCAGATTTTGAACCCTGGGATCTGTTTGTAGCATGTTCACCGTTAAAAGTAGCATTGCCAGTGCGTGTGTGTTTTTGTGGTAGAATAATTTGATGTTTCTGTTCAAGCTAGTGGTAGTGAACAACTCATAGTTTCTTGTGGTTTTTGGAGGTATGCCTCCGCAACAATCGGCCCCTAGAGTCATATAGGCTTAGGTTTATTTGGCAGACCAGCTTTTTTGAGAATTTCAGAGCCCATGCTACTAAAATAAGTGTAATTATTGCTCCAGCAATTAAAATGAGGTCTCGCCAAAAGAACTCAAGACACTTGATTGGGAGAAGCCTCTTACAAATCCCCAGCTCGTTCCCAGTCAGCTGCCTCAAGGTCTTCATCCTCACAGAAGCTGGGCTTGCGCATCTGATGTTCCCAAGAGAAGGTGCAGAGGTGTCTTCTAACCAGAGTTTTAGATACAGAATATGACAGTCACAGTTCCAGGGATTGTCAAATATTTTCACTTCCTTCAGGCTGCGCAAGCTGTCCAGGGCACCGGGAGGAACTGAGGTCAGGCTGTTGTTGTGTAGATAAAGCCTCTTGGTGTCAAGGGGCAAGGCTGGCACTTCCGTCAGCTGCCTCGAGCTGCAGTCTACTTGCAAACCCTTCATTTCTCCCAGTGACTTACAGttgcaggagggagggcagaCTTCAGTTTGGGTCACGTGGAACAGCAATGATAGGGCAAATCCCACAACAGTGATGAATTCTGTCTTGTTCATGCTTCAGCTACCCAGAGAATAAGAATAATAATCTGATAAGTATGATTCATTAGCATGTTTCTAAATGCAGAACCAGAACACAGCTATTTCTTTCTCAGGGTTAGTCGTGAGGTTTAGGTTTTTGGAAGAAGATTTTAGCTTTCCGTGTTTCCCACAGAGCCATTCTTCCTGACATTAAGTAGTATAAATGCAACTGGGAGAGACCACAATGCCTCCATTTTGTCTCTAGTTCATTGCTTTTCCTTCATAATTGTACAAAAAGTGTTATTGTTCAAAGTTGTGGAACAGAATGTCACCAGGAGATGATGGTAAAAACTAGGTTAGTTTTAGGCAACGATTTTGATTCTGTTTCTGTATCTTCACAGGTCTAGTGTTAAAATTGTGTGTTGAATTCAGTTTTCAAAATCGACCTTAAAAGATTGAATAATTGTAAATGTCTAAAAATCTTCTTTCTGCGACTATGAAGATTCTAACCAGgaagtatgtatttttatgtgGCAAAAGGTTCTTTTTTGCTGCCTTGTGGCTTCATGCATCTCTGAGAACATACAGTTTAAGATTTAGATGAATACAAAATTGGAAATGTTGCATATCTGGTACTACTTATCTTTTAGGGATTAAATAGCCATGCTTTGGGCTAGCAGGTAGTTATCCCTTTTGCTATGTAATTCCCACTTCTGTAGAGTGGATTCCACTAGACTTCCATTTTAGTCCCTCTACTTGCCAGTTTAAAACCTCTACAGCTATTCCCTTCCTGTATTTTCTACTACttctctgcatttaaaaatacatagcgAGCCTTGGGACCAGGCTGGGATTTGAAATGCAAACTCCCTTGCACAGGTTGGGGAATTTCCAGTCTCAAAACCATCTTTCTTGATGATTTAAATACAGCCcacaattaaaatatgttttcttctcttttcgtCCAATTAATTTGCAATAAGTAAGTATTGAAGCAAAAATTGTGTGTTGCCTTGGATGCTACTTGGACTATGGCAGATACTGTAAAAAGTGTTGGGGTTTTATACACTATTCACttaaagaaaattcctttttaacTGAAGAAAGTGAAAGCAGTTGTATAACTTTATTTGCAGACAAGCAGTAGGAGAACATTGAGTATAATTTTAAACTTGAACTGGACAAAGCCTGACAAATAGCAGGTAAAACAGACctattaacaacaaaaaatacagagTAAAAGAGATACTAAGGCAATAAGGAGCTTAAATTATGGTAACGCAGAatggaatttggaaaaaaatttcttcaaagTCATGTTTTCAAGTGTAGAGGTATTTTATAACTCAAAACCAAAAAGGTTTTCCTCTTAAACTTAAAATAAgctgagactttttttctttaggaagttTCACTTAATAAAGACTAAAAGTGTAGGGAAaattgattggttttgttttaatttgcttcAGTTTACTTACAGGGATTATGGAattagcttttcaaaataaagttagACAGCTTTAGATTCCTGATCTAAATACTACGTTCCTATATTTTAAGTTGAATTAATGCTACATAAAATGATAAACTTCATCACAGAGAAGCTGAAATATTTATCTTAATAATCTCCTGTCTTTGTTAGCAAGTAGTTAGTCTGAATATCTGTGGTCTGAATCTAGATATTCAtctgttatttttcatgaaatGTACTAGAGCTGTTTTTTTCAAAGTAGACATCTTAAGAAGGCAGACTGTGTCTGACTAAAAAAATGTTAAGCACTATCTGTAGAAAAGACCCTCTTTTCTGATTTAATATACAAACAGCAAGAAATTCCCAGTCAAATAGAAGTAAGAACTGTGGCAAAAATGGAGAAAGGAGGAATTGGTGAGATGCCTCACTGACACTTACCCTTATTTATTCCCTCTTGATTCCTTTCCCTCTGCTTGGTAAAGTGTTGGAGTAGATACAGCAACTGGAGCTGACTTGGTGGAGTCAGTAAGGAAATGTGTTAGAGAAGATGGGCTTTTTCCTGTGCATAATAGAAAACCGTTCCCATTGGAAGGTGCTATGTATGGTTGACGTGTATCCAGACATACAGCGCTTAgggcatttttgtatttttggcagacaagaggaaatgcttttgaattttttttattgataatgTATTTGCCCTATTAAACGTGACAACGTCTGAAAAACCTAAAATGACTCGTCTGAAATCTAGTGGTTTTTTCCTCAGCTGTACCAGTCTACACCTATAAAAGTTAGCTTTAGCTTCTGCTGCTGATGCATGCAAGCCCAAGCAAGATACAAGGGAGCTAAAGTTAGCCCATGAAATAAAGTTCTTCTCTTTTAGTCAAAGCCAGGTGTGTTTGATACCTGCCTTTCCAATGATTACgtaaaattcagaaaagcacACCATAGCATCGAAATAACTTGTGTTAGTCACATGAGATCATTAAGGGATAGAGAAATATTAATGCCATTATGT
This genomic window contains:
- the GP9 gene encoding platelet glycoprotein IX; translated protein: MNKTEFITVVGFALSLLFHVTQTEVCPPSCNCKSLGEMKGLQVDCSSRQLTEVPALPLDTKRLYLHNNSLTSVPPGALDSLRSLKEVKIFDNPWNCDCHILYLKLWLEDTSAPSLGNIRCASPASVRMKTLRQLTGNELGICKRLLPIKCLEFFWRDLILIAGAIITLILVAWALKFSKKLVCQINLSLYDSRGRLLRRHTSKNHKKL